In the genome of Brockia lithotrophica, the window GGCCTTGGCCAGTTTGGATCCCGGATTGGCGCCGACGATGAGGTAGTCGGTCTTGCGCGAGACGCTGTCCGTCACGTGGGCGCCGAGGGCTTCGAGGCGCGCCTTCGCCTCTTCCCGCGTCATGGAGGAAAGGGTACCCGTGATCACGACCGTCTTCCCCGCGAGGGGGTGCGGTCCGTGCGTCTCCTCCGCCTCGGGCAGAGGCTCTACCCCGAGTTCTGCGAGGCGGGCGAGGACTTCCTGTACGTGCGGCTCGCGGAAGTACGAGACGATCGATTCCGCGATCACCTCGCCCACGCCCGGGACTTCCAGGAGTTCCTCAAATGTGGCACGCCGGACCGCGTCGAAGGTGCGGAAGCGCTTGGCGAGTACGCGGGCCGTTTCTCGGCCCACGTTGTGTATGCCGAGGGCGTAGAGGAAGCGCGAGAGGGGACGGCGCTTGCTCGCCTCGATGGCGGCGAGGAGCTTGCGCGCCTTCCGTTCCTTAAAGAGGGGCAACGTAAGGAGGTCTTCTTCGCGGAGGGTGTAGAGGTCGGCTACGGTACGGACGAGCCCGCGCTCTACGAGGAGTTCCGCCGTCTTTTCGCTCAGCCCCTCGATGTCCATCGCCTCGCGAGACGCGTAGTGGACGATCTGGCGGGCGAGCTGCGGCGGACAGGAGAGGGTGTTCGGGCAGTAGAGAAACGGGCCGTCGCGCTCGAGAAGCGCGCCGCAGGCGGGACAGCGCTCCGGCGGTCGGATGCGGTGCTCTTCATCCGGAGGGGTATCCTCGGCAGGGCCGAGGATCATGGGGATCACGTCGCCGCTCCGCTTGAGACGTACCTTCCGCCCCAGGGCAAACGTCAGGCCTTTGCGCTCGATGTCCTCGACGTTGTTGAGCGTCGCATGGCGCACGATCACGCCCCCTACCGGAACGGGCTCGAGAACCGCCGTCGGCGTGACGACTCCCGTGCGTCCGACGCGCCACTCCACGCCCACGAGTCGGGTGACGACCTCGAGGGCGGGGAACTTCCAGGCGATGGCCCAGCGCGGGTACTTGGCCGTGGTCCCGAGGATCTCCCGCAGGCGAATTTCGTCGATCTTGATCACCATACCGTCGATGTCGATGTCGAGCTCCGCCCGTTTGGGGGCAAAGGCCTCCACCTCTCGGATGAGTTCCTCGACGTCGGTAAAGACCTTGTGGTAGGGGTGGACCTTGAGGCGCATCGCCTGAAGAAAGTCGAGCATCTCCGTGTGCCGGCGGAAGGTCCTTCGACTCGCGTAGTTCACGTGGTAGAAGTAGATGTCGATCTGGCGCTTGCGCACCTCGGTCGTGTCGTAGTTGCGCAGGGCGCCGGCGACGCCGTTGCGGGCGTTCTTGAGGGGCTTTTCCGGATGCTCTTCGTTGTAGCGGGCGAGGGCGCTAAGGGGCATGATCGCCTCACCCTGAAACTCGAACGTCCCCTCCTTCTCTGGGATGGAAAGGGGGACGGAAGGGATCACCTTGACCGTCTCGAGAACCATCTCCCCTACCGTCCCGTCGCCGCGTGTCGCCGCGGCCGTGAGAAGCCCGTCCTCGTACGTGAGGACCACCGTGAGCCCGTCGAACTTGTACTCGAGGACCAGCGTCGGGCGCTCGGGAATGTCCTCCTCCGGGTGTTCCGCCCGGTAGGCAGCGATGGCGCGGAGGACGCGGTCGTACCAGTCGCGAAACTCCGCAGCGCTGGTCACCTTGTCCAGACTCCAGAGGGGGTTTTTGTGGCGGTGGGGCGGAAAACCTTCGAGGATCGGTCCGCCCACCTTTTGCGTGGGAGAATCGGGGAGAATTACCCCCGTCTCCTTTTCGAGCGCCACGAGCTCGTCGTAGAGCCTGTCGTACTCCTCGTCGGACACGCTCGGCTCCCCGAGCGTGTAGTACTCGTAGTTGTAGCGGTTGAGGAGCTCGACGAGTTCGCGCATGCGCGCCAAGACTTCCGGGGGGAGCGCGCGTTCCGCGGACGAATCCCTCGTCGAAGGCTTCCCTTCGGCGGGATTGGAAAACTCGAAGAGCGACCCTTGCTTCCCGGAGGGCAGCACATCCCACCGCCCAGTTGTATCGGAAGCCACGAGAGATCACCTCCCTCTCCGGGATTCCAGGTTTTTCCCGCCTCTGGAAAGGCGGTTCGGGATTAGCCTGCCACATCAGGAACCTTTCCGGCGGATGATCGGCGCATAGCGGGGAAGAAGGGTTCGCACACCCAACGGATGGGGAAAGGCGACGACGAGTTCGATTTCGTCGCCCCGTTCGCGAACCTGGACGACCGTCCCCTCCCCGAAGATCGCGTGGACGAGGCGATCGCCGGGCTGCCAAGGTTCGTCTTCGGGGCCTGCTTTCCCCCCTGTCTTCCCGAGCCTTTCTTCGCGGGAACTTCCGAAGCGTCCGAAGGACGGCAATCCTGCGACCCCCGCGGTTTCGCGCTCATCCGCAACAGCCGTGGAAAACCTGTGCCGGCGCAGGATTTCCCGTGCCCACGGAGAACGGACGTCTTCGACGACGAGAAGCTCCGAGGGGATTTCCTCGAGAAACCGACTCGGTCGGCTCGGCCGCATGGGAGATCCGTACTGGGAGCGGTACTCCGCGTAGGTGAGAAAGAGGCGCTCCTTGGCGCGCGTCATCCCCACGTAGAGGAGGCGGCGTTCCTCGTCTACGTTGCCCTCCTCGACGGAGAGGTGGTGGGGGAGCAGGCCTTCCTCGAGGCCGAGGATGAACACCACGGGAAACTCGAGCCCCTTGGCGGCGTGGAGCGTGAGGAGGGTTACGCGGTCCTCCGCCTCCTCGAACGTATCGACGTCCGTAAGGAGCGCCACCTCAGCGAGGAACGCGGGCAGGTCCGCTTCGGGATGGAGGGCCTGAAAGGAGGTGGCCATGTTCAGAAACTCCTGCACGTTTTCCAGCCGAGAGGAACGCTCCGGCTCGGGAAGCGCGAGGAGGGCCGCCCGGTAACCCGTCACTTCGAGAACTTCGTCCACGAAACGCGCAAGCGGCAGTTCCCGCGAACGCGCGCCGAGTTCGCGCAGGAGGGTGCAAAATCCGATGAGGACTTTGGCCTTACTTCGGGGGATGTCCGCTTCGTCGGCGCGGCAGGCGGCGTGAAAGAGGGAAGACCCCATAGAATCCGCAAAGTCCCGCAGACGGGCAAGGGTTGACTCTCCGATTCCGCGCCGCGGTTCGTTCACCACGCGGAGGAAACTGAGGTCGTCGACCGGGTTGGCAATGAGCCGAAGGTAGGCGAGGACGTCTTTGATCTCCTTGCGCTCGTAAAACCGAAGACCGCCGACGATGCGGTAGGGAATGCCGGCGGAGAGGAGGGCTTCTTCGACAACGCGGGACTGTCCGTTGGTCCGATACAGGACGGCGATGTCGCCCAACGCGTAGCCCTCGCGCGTGAGGGCGTCGATCCGCTTAACGACGGCTTCGGCCTCCTCGTTCTGGTTGCCGGCGAAGAGGACGCGCACGGGCTCTTTCCCCTCGTTTTCCGTCCAAAGTTCTTTGGGCGGGCGGCCCGGGTTGTGGCGGATCAGGGCGTTGGCGGCATCGAGGATCTTCTGGGTCGAACGGTAGTTCCGCTCGAGGGTGATCACCTTCGCTCCGGGAAAGTCCTCGACAAACGAGAGAAAGATGCGGGGGTCCGCACCGCGCCAGGCGTAGATGGACTGGTCGGCATCTCCGACGACGAAGAGGTTGGCGTGTTCGCGCGTCAGGGCATGCAAGAGGCGGTACTGCATGGGGTTCGTATCCTGGTACTCGTCGACGTGGATGTAGCGAAACCTCGTGGCGAGGCGCGACCCCGCCTCGTGCTCGAGAAGTTCGACGGCGCGGAGGAGGAGGTCGTCAAAGTCGAGGGAACCGGTCTGAGCCTTCCTTTCCTCGTAACGCAGGTAGATCTGGGCGAGCAGGCGCTCCCAGGGACGCGTGGGGTCAAAACGCTTGAGGTAGTCCTCGGGCGAGGTCCCTTCGTTTTTGAGTCGAGAAACCTCTGCCGCATACCGGCGGGGATCCTCGCGCTTGGGATCGAGGTTGAGTTCTTCGAGGATCGCGCGAAAGAGGCTCCGCACGTCGTCCGTGTCGAGAATCGTGAAGTTCTGCGGCAGGCCGATGGCCTCCCCGCCCATGCGGAGAATCCGGGCGGCAAAGCTGTGGAAGGTGGAAATCCACACCTCGCGGGCCGCATCCCCGACGAGGGCTATGGAGCGCTCCTTCATCTCTCGCGCCGCCTTGTTCGTAAAGGTGATCGCGAGGATCCGCGAGGGCGGAACGCCGCGAGCGATGAGGTAGGCAATGCGGTGGGTGAGGACGCGCGTCTTCCCGCTTCCGGCACCCGCAACGACGAGAACGGGCCCTTCCGTAGTCGTCACCGCCTCGCGCTGCTCGGGACTTAAGTTGCACAAAAGTTCCTCCATGTCCGCCTCCCCTTCGCTCTTCGCGCATCGGGTATGCGAAGGAATCTGTCCCTCGGGTAGTTGGGAAAGGAAAAAGTCCGCATGCGAAGTCGATGGCGGGACATCCGCCCGCTTCTACCCGCCATTCTAACGCAAGCAGGGGCACACGCCAAAGGGTGTGCCCCCGTAGAGGACAAACGCTTTTCGCTCACCGTCTGGGATGTGGAACTTCGCGTGCCTCGGCTTCGCCCGAAGGCGGCGGACTTGTACTTGCCTTGGGGGAAGGCGAACCTCCCCGGCACTCCTTGAGCTTGCGCAAGACGAGGGCGTAGCCGTCGCTTCCGTAGTAGAGGCTGCGCTTTACGCGGGAGATCGTCGCCGTGCTCGCGCCGGTTTTTTCTTCGATGGCGGCGTAGGTCTCCCCCTCCACGAGCATGCGCGCAACTTCAAAGCGCTGGGCCATCGCCTTGAGCTCGTTTACCGTACAGAGGTCGTCGAAAAAGGCGTAGCATTCCTCGAGCGTCTCTAGGGTGAGGATGGCTTCGAAGAGAGAATCCAACCCGGAATCGCGGAGCTTCTCCAGGCGCTGGGAATTCATCCGCGCATCCCCCTCAACCGCTCCCGGTCGGTGTGCCTCGCGTATACTTTACCACATCATCGAGGTGAAATACAGGCGAGGCGGCCGGAGGACGGCGAAGAAGCCCCGGCTCTCTCCGCGCTTCCTAGGGGGCGAAGTTCACGTCGCAACCGCGGAGCGGGAGCACCGCGACCCACGTCGTTCCGGGAACGAGGGGAACTTCCTGCGATCCGAGGAACAACCGGTACGGCCCGTTCCCCTCCCACCGGGCCTCCACGGGGACGGCCTCCCCTTTGGCAACCCACCACGCCTCCCGCACGTCGGCCAGGTCGATCTTGAGGTGCCCGGCATCGTCGACTACCGCGTGGGGAACGCGCACGATCACGAGGTTGGACAGCTGAATGGGTGCCTGCGTCTTCCGGTCTACGTCGGGTTTCCCTGCCGTAGCCCGGACGTACGTCCCCCTGTCTTCCGCGTACGTGTAGGTCACGGGAGATGAACCCCAATAGGTGATGTGCACGCGGCCGGCCGGGCGAACGTCGGAAGACAAGGACGCCGGCCCTCCCGGCGCGAAGGAAAACCGCGGAGGTTGTCCCGTCTGCGGAATGCCGCGGGCGGCCATGTACGCTTCGAGCTTTTCGGCGCTCGTGTACAGGTTGTGCGGGGGCTTTCGGTCCGAAGAACGCCAAAAGTATGTGCCTTCGGCGGCGAGACCGTCGAGGTGCGGCGGATCTCCACCCGCGAGGATCGCGTTTGCCTCGTCGCTCCCCCCCGCGTGTACGAGGACGGCCCCGAACGCGCGGGCCACTTCGATGAAATACGGCCGGGCGCTGCGTACGGGACCGATCTCGTCGGGCATGCCGCTGTGGAACACGGCGAGAAAACGCGGAATCCCCCCTTCCGCGAGCATCTCGTAGACGAAATCCGCGGCAAAGAGGCCCGACTGCGGACGGGCGTCCGGCGCGTTTTCGATCACCACAGCCAGCGGCCGCCGGGGGATCGGCTTTCCGATCTCGCGGCCAGTAAGGGGGGCGTACTCCGGAACGGGCTGTGGGGCTTTCGGTGCGGGTGAAGGAACGGGGGCGGGCGGCTCTTGCGCCGGGCGGGAAAGACAACCCGCAAGGGCGACGAAGATCGTCAGGACTACCGCCCACCCCGCGTGCACCCGTAGCCTCTTCATCTCCCGGAGTTCCTCCTTCCGCCGGCCACGTGGGGGTCCGGCCTTGGAAACTCGAAAACTCCGCCCAAGGGATCATACGGCAGAAAAACGCTCGGCATACCGCCGGAGGTGCTCTTCATCGGCGACGTCTTCGCGCAGGAAAAACCCCGCCTCCCGAAACGGGGCCGCCCAGGCGTACGCGCGACGGCGCGCCTCTTCCCAGTCCGCGCCCAATCCCACAACCGTGAGGAGTCGGCCGCCGTGGGAAACGAGGCGGGCGTCGTGGGAACGGAAGACCCCACGCCGGGTGCGCGTAAAGTCTACCCCCTCCGCCGCGCGCACGTTGGCGTAGTACACGCGCAAAAGCGGCGTCTCCCCGCGAGCCACGGGAAGCGTCGGGTCGGCAGGATAGGGCAAAGGAAGTCCCCGAACCGGGGCTTCCGGATAGCCGGGAGCGGCGACGACGACGCCCACCGCCCGTTCTTCGCGAAAGCGCAGGGCATCGGCACGCAGGCGCCCTTCGGCGAGCCCGGAGAGAACTGCGCCGAGATCCCCGGCGACGCGGCTCAAGAGGATCTGAGCCTCCGGATCACCGAAGCGCACGTTGAACTCGAGGACGTGCGGCCCTTCCGCCGTCCACATGAGCCCGAGGTAGAGGATGCCCCGGTAGGAAATCCCCCGGCGATCGAGGGCGGCGAGGAGGGGATCGAGGACTTCTGCGCGTACGCGCGCCTCCGCCGCGGGACCGTACCCCGGAAGCGGGGAAAACCCGCCCATCCCCCCGGTGTTCGGACCGACGTCCCCTGTCCCTAGGCGTTTGTAGTCGCGGACGGGCGGCAGAAGGACCGCCTCGTTGTCGGCGACGAGGGCGTGCACGGTCAGCTCCACGCCCTCGAGAAAGCGTTCGACGACCACCCGGCTTCCCGCCTCGCCGAAGCGGCGGGCCTCGAGCATCTCTCCCAGGGCGGCGCGGGCTTCCTTCTCGTCGCCGGCGACGACGACACCCTTCCCCTGGGCAAGGCCGTCGGCCTTGATCACGAGAGGGTAGGGACCTGAGGCGAGGAGGTCTTCGGCTTCGGAGATATGCTCGACCACGCGAAACTCGGCCGTTGGAATTCCCGCCTCGCGCATGAGCTCTTTGGCGAACACCTTGCTCGCCTCGAGGCGGGCCCCTTCCCTACCGGGGCCTACCACGGGAATCCCGCGCGCGCGGAGGACGTCGGCAAACCCGTGGGCCAACGGCTCTTCCGGGCCGACGACGACGAGGTCGACGCGCTCCGCGCGCACGCGTTCGGCGATCTCTTCCGGCTCAGTCCAGGGGATTCTCCACACGTCGCCGAGGACGCCCATGGCATCTGTTCCCGGCGTGAAGCTCACGCGCCGAACGCTCGGCGAGCGAAGAAGGGCGACTCCCAGGGCGTACTCCCGCCCACCAGACCCTACGACGAGCACATGCACACGGGCCACCTCCCCGGCACCGCGCGACGGGGTGCGCACGGTATTTTCTCCCATCTACGTGCCGCTTCCGTGATCAGTGGCGAAAGACGCGGACGTCCGTGAAGACCATGGCAATGCCGGCCGCATCGGCAGCCTGAATGACTTCCGCATCGCGTACGGAACCGCCGGGCTGGACGATCGCCCGTACGCCCGCGGCGCGGGCGAGCTCTACGGTATCGGGAAAGGGCAAAAATCCGTCCGAGGCGAGGACGGCGCCGCGGGCGCGCTCGCCGGCCTGGCGCAGGGCGATTTCCGCCGAACCCACGCGGTTGGGCTGTCCCGCACCTACCCCCACCGTAACTCCGTCTCGGGCGAGGACGATGGCGTTCGACGTCACGTGGGCGGACACCGTCCAGGCAAGGCGCAGGCTCGGCCAGAGCTCCTCCGGGACCGGATGGGCGCCCACGGTGCGGAAGGAAGGCGCGCGCCGTTCGCGTACGGAGAGGAGAAGCCCTCCCCGGACGCTCCGAAGGTCGAGGTCTTCCGCGGGACGGAGGAAGTCGCGGGGGTACACGAAGACGCGCAGGTTTTTCTTGCGCGTGAGGGGCTCGAGGAGGTCGAGGTCCGTCCCCTCCGGAAAGAGGACGACGTCGAGGAAGATCTCCGCCAACGCCTGTACGAGCGCCTCGTCGGCGGGCCGGTTTACGGCCACGACGCCGCCGAAGATGGACACGGGGTCGGCGTCGTGCGCCCGGCGGTACGCTTCGAGGACGTCCGCGCCGATCGCCGCCGCCGCGGGCGAGGCGTGTTTGAAGACGACTGCGGCCGGAGCGGAAAATTCCGCCTCAAGGTCGGCGAGGAGGCGCAGGGCGCGTTCGACGTCGAGGTAGTTCGTGTACGAAAGGGGCTTCCCACTCAAGAGTCGGAGATCGGCCAGGGAAGGCCCCGAAGCTCCGGCGAGGCGGAAAAACGCACCGCGCTGATGGGGGTTTTCGCCGTAGCGGAGCTCTTTTCCTTCTACACCCCAGACGACGATCGACCGCGGCAGGGGCGAGGGAGGTTCCGAAGCCGCACCGCCCGGAAGGGCCGCTGCCCCTCCGGCAGCGAGAACCTCTTCCCAAGGAAGTGGGGCGCTTTCCTCCTGCGCCCCTTCGTTTTCGGGTTTTTCCGCGGGGGAAGCCGTCCCCAGTTCCCCGAAGCGGCCTTCGCGAAAGGCGTAGGCAATGGCCAAATCGTAGAAGGCCGTACGGCGAAACGCGCGTTCGGCGAGCGCGCGACGTACGGCGAGGGCGCGCTCCGGAGGGGCGTCGAGACCTTCGAGGGCGAGGGAGACGTCCGCAGGAGAAGAGACGACGAAGACGCGCGCGTGGGCCTTCGCCGCGGCGCGGAGGAGGGCGACGCCACCGATGTCCACGAGTTCGACGAGTTCCTCGCCGCGCAAGCCCTTGTCCCGCGCGTCCTCAAACGGGTAGAGGTCGACGACGACGAGGTCGAACGGTACGCCTCCCGCCGCCTCTACGGAAGAGAGGTCTTCGGACGTGGGGCGTGCGAGGATTCCCGCAAACACGCGAGGGTGCAAGGTCTTCACGCGCCCTCCCAAGAGCTCAGAAAAGCCGGTCAACGTATCGAGGGAGATCACGGGGAGCCCAGCCTCCCGCAGGTAGGCCGCCGTGCCCCCAGAAGCGTAAAGTTCTACGCCCCGACGCACCAGTTCTCGGGCAAAGGGGAGATACGGCGGCTTCGTGTAGAGGCTCATGAGCGCGCGGCGTACGGGCATGTCCGAACCTCCTTTATTTCTC includes:
- the purD gene encoding phosphoribosylamine--glycine ligase, which encodes MRTPSRGAGEVARVHVLVVGSGGREYALGVALLRSPSVRRVSFTPGTDAMGVLGDVWRIPWTEPEEIAERVRAERVDLVVVGPEEPLAHGFADVLRARGIPVVGPGREGARLEASKVFAKELMREAGIPTAEFRVVEHISEAEDLLASGPYPLVIKADGLAQGKGVVVAGDEKEARAALGEMLEARRFGEAGSRVVVERFLEGVELTVHALVADNEAVLLPPVRDYKRLGTGDVGPNTGGMGGFSPLPGYGPAAEARVRAEVLDPLLAALDRRGISYRGILYLGLMWTAEGPHVLEFNVRFGDPEAQILLSRVAGDLGAVLSGLAEGRLRADALRFREERAVGVVVAAPGYPEAPVRGLPLPYPADPTLPVARGETPLLRVYYANVRAAEGVDFTRTRRGVFRSHDARLVSHGGRLLTVVGLGADWEEARRRAYAWAAPFREAGFFLREDVADEEHLRRYAERFSAV
- the ligA gene encoding NAD-dependent DNA ligase LigA encodes the protein MASDTTGRWDVLPSGKQGSLFEFSNPAEGKPSTRDSSAERALPPEVLARMRELVELLNRYNYEYYTLGEPSVSDEEYDRLYDELVALEKETGVILPDSPTQKVGGPILEGFPPHRHKNPLWSLDKVTSAAEFRDWYDRVLRAIAAYRAEHPEEDIPERPTLVLEYKFDGLTVVLTYEDGLLTAAATRGDGTVGEMVLETVKVIPSVPLSIPEKEGTFEFQGEAIMPLSALARYNEEHPEKPLKNARNGVAGALRNYDTTEVRKRQIDIYFYHVNYASRRTFRRHTEMLDFLQAMRLKVHPYHKVFTDVEELIREVEAFAPKRAELDIDIDGMVIKIDEIRLREILGTTAKYPRWAIAWKFPALEVVTRLVGVEWRVGRTGVVTPTAVLEPVPVGGVIVRHATLNNVEDIERKGLTFALGRKVRLKRSGDVIPMILGPAEDTPPDEEHRIRPPERCPACGALLERDGPFLYCPNTLSCPPQLARQIVHYASREAMDIEGLSEKTAELLVERGLVRTVADLYTLREEDLLTLPLFKERKARKLLAAIEASKRRPLSRFLYALGIHNVGRETARVLAKRFRTFDAVRRATFEELLEVPGVGEVIAESIVSYFREPHVQEVLARLAELGVEPLPEAEETHGPHPLAGKTVVITGTLSSMTREEAKARLEALGAHVTDSVSRKTDYLIVGANPGSKLAKAEAYGIPRLTEAEFLALLGG
- a CDS encoding ATP-dependent helicase, with protein sequence MEELLCNLSPEQREAVTTTEGPVLVVAGAGSGKTRVLTHRIAYLIARGVPPSRILAITFTNKAAREMKERSIALVGDAAREVWISTFHSFAARILRMGGEAIGLPQNFTILDTDDVRSLFRAILEELNLDPKREDPRRYAAEVSRLKNEGTSPEDYLKRFDPTRPWERLLAQIYLRYEERKAQTGSLDFDDLLLRAVELLEHEAGSRLATRFRYIHVDEYQDTNPMQYRLLHALTREHANLFVVGDADQSIYAWRGADPRIFLSFVEDFPGAKVITLERNYRSTQKILDAANALIRHNPGRPPKELWTENEGKEPVRVLFAGNQNEEAEAVVKRIDALTREGYALGDIAVLYRTNGQSRVVEEALLSAGIPYRIVGGLRFYERKEIKDVLAYLRLIANPVDDLSFLRVVNEPRRGIGESTLARLRDFADSMGSSLFHAACRADEADIPRSKAKVLIGFCTLLRELGARSRELPLARFVDEVLEVTGYRAALLALPEPERSSRLENVQEFLNMATSFQALHPEADLPAFLAEVALLTDVDTFEEAEDRVTLLTLHAAKGLEFPVVFILGLEEGLLPHHLSVEEGNVDEERRLLYVGMTRAKERLFLTYAEYRSQYGSPMRPSRPSRFLEEIPSELLVVEDVRSPWAREILRRHRFSTAVADERETAGVAGLPSFGRFGSSREERLGKTGGKAGPEDEPWQPGDRLVHAIFGEGTVVQVRERGDEIELVVAFPHPLGVRTLLPRYAPIIRRKGS
- the purH gene encoding bifunctional phosphoribosylaminoimidazolecarboxamide formyltransferase/IMP cyclohydrolase; amino-acid sequence: MPVRRALMSLYTKPPYLPFARELVRRGVELYASGGTAAYLREAGLPVISLDTLTGFSELLGGRVKTLHPRVFAGILARPTSEDLSSVEAAGGVPFDLVVVDLYPFEDARDKGLRGEELVELVDIGGVALLRAAAKAHARVFVVSSPADVSLALEGLDAPPERALAVRRALAERAFRRTAFYDLAIAYAFREGRFGELGTASPAEKPENEGAQEESAPLPWEEVLAAGGAAALPGGAASEPPSPLPRSIVVWGVEGKELRYGENPHQRGAFFRLAGASGPSLADLRLLSGKPLSYTNYLDVERALRLLADLEAEFSAPAAVVFKHASPAAAAIGADVLEAYRRAHDADPVSIFGGVVAVNRPADEALVQALAEIFLDVVLFPEGTDLDLLEPLTRKKNLRVFVYPRDFLRPAEDLDLRSVRGGLLLSVRERRAPSFRTVGAHPVPEELWPSLRLAWTVSAHVTSNAIVLARDGVTVGVGAGQPNRVGSAEIALRQAGERARGAVLASDGFLPFPDTVELARAAGVRAIVQPGGSVRDAEVIQAADAAGIAMVFTDVRVFRH
- a CDS encoding YerC/YecD family TrpR-related protein; amino-acid sequence: MNSQRLEKLRDSGLDSLFEAILTLETLEECYAFFDDLCTVNELKAMAQRFEVARMLVEGETYAAIEEKTGASTATISRVKRSLYYGSDGYALVLRKLKECRGGSPSPKASTSPPPSGEAEAREVPHPRR
- a CDS encoding DUF3048 domain-containing protein, which gives rise to MKRLRVHAGWAVVLTIFVALAGCLSRPAQEPPAPVPSPAPKAPQPVPEYAPLTGREIGKPIPRRPLAVVIENAPDARPQSGLFAADFVYEMLAEGGIPRFLAVFHSGMPDEIGPVRSARPYFIEVARAFGAVLVHAGGSDEANAILAGGDPPHLDGLAAEGTYFWRSSDRKPPHNLYTSAEKLEAYMAARGIPQTGQPPRFSFAPGGPASLSSDVRPAGRVHITYWGSSPVTYTYAEDRGTYVRATAGKPDVDRKTQAPIQLSNLVIVRVPHAVVDDAGHLKIDLADVREAWWVAKGEAVPVEARWEGNGPYRLFLGSQEVPLVPGTTWVAVLPLRGCDVNFAP